The proteins below come from a single Esox lucius isolate fEsoLuc1 chromosome 7, fEsoLuc1.pri, whole genome shotgun sequence genomic window:
- the LOC105027704 gene encoding organic solute transporter subunit alpha, translated as MEEVLNSTIHPTCLQEPPLAIDIIKQLDVLGVAVYSVLTLMATLSLLLYLEECVFVYRNVPSPKKTTIMWVSGAAPVIATMACFGMWIPRAAMFTDMTSNSYFAVVVYKVLILLIEESGGSEAFLKRNSNKTFKITTGPCCCCCLCLPRVPVTRRLLFLLKLGALQYAILKTVLSILSIILWTNGNFDLSDLEITGTAIWINPFIGVLTIISLWPVGIVFMNINSTLKSVRIIPKYAMYQLVLVLSQLQTSVINILALDGTIACSPPLSSIANGTMISQQLMIVEMFIISLVNWSLYHRIYDPLPVDHNEIDNDLNSKAILQAPLEEHSA; from the exons AACTCGATGTGCTTGGTGTGGCTGTGTACTCCGTTTTGACCCTGATGGCCACCCTATCTCTGCTGCTGTAcctggaggagtgtgtgtttgtctatagAAATGTCCCATCTCCCAAGAAGACAACCATTATGTGGGTCAGTGGGGCTGCACCG GTCATTGCAACCATGGCTTGTTTTGGGATGTGGATCCCAAGGGCTGCAATGTTTACAGATATGACTTCTAATTC GTACTTTGCAGTGGTGGTGTATAAAGTCTTGATTCTGCTGATAGAGGAGAGCGGGGGAAGTGAGGCTTTCCTGAAACGCAACTCCAATAAAACTTTCAAAATCACTACCGGACCATGTTGCTGCTGCTGTCTCTGCCTGCCCCGCGTTCCAGTTACACG GCGCTTGCTATTCCTTCTGAAGCTGGGAGCTCTTCAGTATGCTATCTTAAAGACAGTCCTCTCAATTCTCTCCATTATATTGTGGACCAATGGCAACTTTGATCTTTCTGAT CTGGAGATCACAGGCACGGCTATTTGGATCAACCCATTCATAGGAGTTCTCACCATCATCTCGCTTTGGCCTGTGGGCATTGTGTTCATGAACATCAACAGCACCCTGAAAAGTGTTAGGATCATACCCAAGTATGCCATGTACCAA CTGGTGCTGGTGCTCAGTCAGTTGCAGACGTCAGTCATTAACATCCTGGCTCTAGATGGGACCATCGCCTGCTCCCCACCCTTATCCTCCATTGCCAATGGCACCA tgATCAGTCAGCAGCTAATGATTGTGGAGATGTTCATCATAAGCCTGGTGAACTGGTCTTTGTACCATCGCATCTATGACCCGCTGCCCGTTGACCACAATGAGATCGACAATGACCTGAACTCCAAGGCTATCCTGCAGGCGCCACTGGAGGAACACAGTGcctga